The sequence GCGATCCAGCCGCTTTCGCGCAGTACCTTCGCCGCTGCAATCGTCGCGGCGCCTTCGAGGCCGAGCAGCACGCCGTCGCTCGACGCGACCGCATCGCGCGCGGCGACGATCGCAGCGTCGTCGACTGCGATCGCGCGGCCGCCCGACGAGTAAATGGCGTCGAGGACGAGAAAATCACCGAGCGCCTTCGGAACGTTGATGCCGAACGCTGCAGTCCGCGCATCTTCCCATATGACCGACGCCCGCTCTTTGGCTTCCCAAGCCCGGACGATCGGCGCGCAGCCCGAGGCCTGCACCGCGACCATGCGGGGCTTACGCTCGCCGATCCAGCCGAGCGCGCGTAACTCTGAAAGCGCCTTGTCGATCCCGATGAGCCCGACGCCGCCCCCGGTCGGATAGAGAATGACGTCCGGAACGCCCCAGCCGTGTTGCTGCGCGATCTCGAAGCCGAGCGTCTTCTTGCCCTCGATCCTATACGGCTCTTTTAGCGTCGATGCGTCGTAGAGGCCGCGTTCGCGCACCCACTGCGCGACGAGCTTTCCGGCATCGGAGATGAGTCCGTCGACAAGCGTCACGTGCGCGCCGACGGCCTGACATTCGAAGCGATGGATCGGCGGCGCGCTCTTGGGCATCGCGAAGAACGCTTCCATACCGGCGCGCCTGCCGTAAGCGGACCACGCCGCGCCGGCGTTGCCGTTCGTCGGAAGTGCGAACGCGCGGACGCCGAGTTCGCGCGCTCGTGAGATGCCGATCGCCGCACCTCGAGCTTTGAAGCTTCCCGTCGGCAGCAAGCCCTCGTCCTTGACCTCGAGCTCAGCGATGCCGGTGCGCGCGCCGTAATCGGGCAGCGCGACGATCGGCGTCGCCCGCTCGCCGAGCGTCACGCGATTGTGCGCATCTCGCACCGGCAACAGCTCGCTCCAACGCCAAAGCGTATCGGCGCGAGCATCGATCGCGTCACGAGATGTCGAGCTTGCCACGCGTTCGAGATCGTA comes from Candidatus Eremiobacteraceae bacterium and encodes:
- a CDS encoding threonine synthase yields the protein MARGAERSALSHLECPKCSARSDADVIAQLCACGSPLLARYDLERVASSTSRDAIDARADTLWRWSELLPVRDAHNRVTLGERATPIVALPDYGARTGIAELEVKDEGLLPTGSFKARGAAIGISRARELGVRAFALPTNGNAGAAWSAYGRRAGMEAFFAMPKSAPPIHRFECQAVGAHVTLVDGLISDAGKLVAQWVRERGLYDASTLKEPYRIEGKKTLGFEIAQQHGWGVPDVILYPTGGGVGLIGIDKALSELRALGWIGERKPRMVAVQASGCAPIVRAWEAKERASVIWEDARTAAFGINVPKALGDFLVLDAIYSSGGRAIAVDDAAIVAARDAVASSDGVLLGLEGAATIAAAKVLRESGWIADGERVLAINTGSAFKGRIA